A genomic region of Cyanobacteria bacterium FACHB-DQ100 contains the following coding sequences:
- a CDS encoding aminopeptidase P family protein produces the protein MSRLADTLKSRRQRLAKLIDFPVLLRSGEFKPRNFPANPYPFRASSHFLYFAGLSLPKAAIRIEGDRLTLFLDDPDPLSALWHGESPTCDQIAAEIGADEAYPLSEIAKFAAVSDDPKFTTAIVQLRLIHDESAIAEIRKAVAVTVEAQRTGMQATLKAQKESQIRAAMESVILSHNMTCAYNSIVTVHGEVLHNEHYHHAIEPSDLILADVGAEAQSGWASDVTRTWSASGRFSPTQRAIYEIVLAAHDRAIDEIRPGVEYRDIHLLACETLAEGLLDLGILRGNAADLVDQDAHALFFPHGIGHLLGLDVHDMEDLGDLAGYETGRSRSSRFGLGYLRLDRPLRAGMVVTIEPGFYQVPAILNDPQRREKYRDMVNWERLTDFADVRGIRIEDDVLVTVDGSEVLSAALPTDPSLVESIVEQGS, from the coding sequence ATGAGTCGATTGGCTGACACGCTCAAGTCTAGAAGACAACGGCTTGCAAAATTGATTGATTTCCCGGTGTTGCTGCGATCGGGAGAATTCAAACCCCGCAATTTTCCGGCGAATCCTTATCCCTTTCGTGCGAGCAGTCATTTTCTCTACTTTGCGGGATTGTCTTTGCCAAAAGCCGCGATTCGGATCGAAGGCGATCGCTTGACGCTGTTTCTCGACGATCCTGATCCTTTGAGTGCCCTTTGGCATGGTGAATCACCCACTTGTGATCAGATTGCTGCGGAGATTGGAGCCGATGAAGCTTACCCGCTATCTGAAATAGCAAAGTTTGCAGCAGTATCAGATGATCCAAAGTTTACAACTGCGATCGTACAACTGCGTTTAATTCATGACGAAAGCGCGATCGCTGAAATTCGTAAAGCGGTTGCTGTGACGGTTGAAGCTCAACGGACTGGAATGCAGGCAACTCTCAAGGCGCAAAAGGAATCCCAGATTCGAGCTGCAATGGAAAGTGTGATTCTTTCGCATAACATGACCTGTGCTTATAACAGCATTGTGACTGTACACGGGGAAGTTTTGCACAATGAACATTACCATCATGCGATCGAACCTTCTGATCTGATTCTTGCCGATGTGGGCGCGGAAGCTCAATCAGGTTGGGCATCAGATGTGACGCGAACTTGGTCAGCGAGTGGGAGATTTTCGCCAACTCAGAGGGCAATCTACGAGATTGTCTTAGCAGCGCACGATCGGGCGATTGATGAAATTCGTCCTGGTGTTGAGTACCGCGATATTCATCTATTAGCTTGTGAAACGCTGGCAGAAGGCTTGCTCGATTTAGGCATTCTGCGCGGGAATGCAGCCGATTTAGTAGATCAAGATGCGCATGCGTTGTTTTTTCCGCATGGAATCGGGCATCTATTGGGTTTAGATGTGCATGATATGGAAGATTTAGGCGATTTAGCAGGATATGAAACAGGTCGATCGCGCAGTTCGCGGTTTGGACTTGGGTATCTCAGATTGGATCGACCCCTAAGAGCAGGAATGGTTGTGACGATCGAGCCTGGATTTTATCAAGTTCCAGCGATTCTCAATGATCCACAACGGCGTGAAAAATACCGCGATATGGTGAACTGGGAGCGATTAACTGATTTTGCTGATGTTCGGGGCATTCGGATTGAAGATGATGTGTTGGTGACAGTAGACGGTTCAGAAGTGCTGAGTGCTGCGCTACCAACTGATCCAAGTTTGGTTGAAAGTATTGTGGAGCAAGGTTCATGA
- a CDS encoding TetR/AcrR family transcriptional regulator, whose protein sequence is MAITNRLPQQAEVETRTRILKAALKLFAKQGYDGTTTRDLAEKAGVAEGTLFRHFTNKKAILIEVATQGWIEILTDLLTELSEMGSYKAIAQVMRKRMLNMHQNVDLFKVCFMEAQFHPDLRDRIQSEVVEKMTDVAEAFFQTAMDQGIYRPMNPRMVARVFLGMFTIAGFSQDTIMAPGSSPNEMKEMAEGIADIFLNGVLAEKTS, encoded by the coding sequence AGTTGAGACTCGCACCCGCATCTTGAAAGCGGCGTTGAAACTGTTTGCAAAGCAAGGTTACGATGGCACAACAACGCGGGATTTGGCAGAAAAAGCGGGGGTGGCAGAAGGAACACTGTTTCGCCATTTCACGAATAAAAAAGCAATTCTGATTGAAGTCGCAACGCAGGGTTGGATCGAGATCCTGACCGATTTGCTGACTGAATTGAGTGAGATGGGTAGCTATAAAGCGATCGCTCAAGTAATGCGGAAACGAATGCTCAATATGCATCAGAATGTGGATTTGTTTAAGGTCTGTTTTATGGAAGCGCAGTTTCATCCGGATTTGCGCGATCGAATTCAGTCTGAGGTGGTTGAAAAAATGACCGATGTGGCGGAAGCATTCTTTCAAACCGCGATGGATCAAGGGATTTATCGTCCAATGAATCCGAGAATGGTAGCGCGGGTGTTCTTGGGAATGTTTACGATCGCTGGATTTAGTCAAGATACGATTATGGCTCCGGGGAGTTCTCCGAATGAAATGAAAGAGATGGCAGAGGGAATTGCCGATATCTTTTTAAATGGAGTCCTTGCAGAAAAAACTTCATGA